Part of the Ralstonia pickettii DTP0602 genome, TCGGTAGTTTCGCGGTGCCGCTTGGCGGCAACTTCAGCCACCACCTTGCAGACAAGCTGAAGCGGCGCTTCGTCGAGTACGTGAGCCAGTTGAGCATGATGTTGGGCAGGGATTTCACCGGATGCCAGTGCCTGCTCCAACTCCTCTGGCGTTAGCTCGCCGCTGTAGCTGACGCTGGAGCTCTTGGCCGCGAGCCATAAAGGCCTGCGACCAAGATACGCCCAATCCGCTATCATAAGCCTCCCAGTTATGATGAATTCGCCTAACTGTGCATCTTCGATATAAGGCGAGCGCTCGAGGCGTACCAAAGGCTTTTCTGGTGCTCAGCCGGAATGGCTTGCAGGCAGCACAAGATGGACAGTCGGCTATTGCAGGCCGGTGCACCTATCGATGCAGCAAGCCTGTCACGCGTCGCCGGAAGGTCGGAGAAGTTCTAGTGGGCGCAGCGCGTGCACGGCGCGTTGGAGCATCCGTGTCAAGTCTTCCAGTTCCTCCACAATGGCCTCGGCCTGCTCGACCAAGGCTGGATTCGTTGCTCCCGAGACGAGACTGGCACCATTGAGAACCGTATGGGCCATGCCATGTAACTGGAGTAAATCGTCGCGAATGCCTGCTGGCTCGCTGACTCGGGTTCGTATCGTATCGACGAGGTCCACAATGCGCAGGATCTCGCTGGTGTCGAAACTGTCCTGCAGGCGATGCAAGGCATCGGTGTCAACCGGGCCAAAAGGGGTCTGGGTGTTAGGCATGGCGTGGTTTCCGAGCGGAGAATGCGGGGGCAGCGAAGAGACTGTCGCGGATCCAAGCCTCCGGAGTCCGCTCAAGGTTTAGCTTGTAGTCGCCAAAGCGCTTGATGTTGCTGGTGAGATAGGGGCTGAGGAAGCCGATGTCGTGTACGTCGACCTTGATACCATCCTTCTCCATGGCGCGAAGTGCCTGCATCATGTCGGCGGTGTTCTGAAGGATCACTGCGGAGGCGATCAAATCGTTGTAGCGCAATCGCTTTTGCTGCTCGTCGGGATCGTTCACTGGCAGCACATCGCCGCCGAACGAAAACCACTTGGCAAAGCCATTGTAGGACTCGATCTTGTTGGTAGTCGCAGTGATTTCCTGGCGCAGTTCGCGGCTGCCGATCCACTCCAGCAGAAACACGGTGCGAACAACCTTGCCCAGTTCCTGGGCGGCCAGCAGGAGGCGATTCTTGCGACTATCCGATCCCAAGCGGCGCAGCAGTAGGGGAGAGGATATGGTTCCGGCCTGGATCGACAAAGCGACCTGCATCAGGTCCTGCCAATGAAGGGCGATCAGGTCCCAGTCCACCGCGCCCGAGAAGAGACGGTCAATGTGACGATACTTGGAACTGGGGTCGGCTCGGTAAAGTTTCAGATCCTGCCAGTTGCGAATCCGCGGCATCAGGTTGATGCCAAGCAGGTAGGTAAAGGCAAAAACCGCAGCCGACTGGCCCTGGGTGTCGGCATGCACCGTGTCTGCCTCCACGCTCAAGCCTGCCTTGAGCAAGCCCTCGATGACGTAGACAGCCTCCCACACGCCGGGCGGGATGAAGTGTCGGAATACGGCAATGTAGTTGTCTGCAACATGCCGGTAGGCCACCGCGCCCTTCTTACGGTAGCGGAAGTGGTAGCCCGTGAGCAGGTTATTGTCGTAGAAGTCGTATTGCGTGCCGTCGGCCGCCACGGTCTTACCGTCCCCCCAATGCTTGGGCAGGTCGAGCTGAAGATACAACTCGATCAGTTCGCGCTGCGCGGTTTCAAGCCGTTCGAGACTCATATGCCGCCGATTGACGAACGACATCATGTGCGGCGTCACCCGTTCGCCCATGTGGCGAGCTGCTTGCGTGGGTCCGAGATTGCAGCCCATCGCGAAGATCGTCAGCAAGTAGCGCTCGGCGGCGTGGCGGATCTTGGGATCGCTGCCTGAAAGCGGGCCGAAGTGGCGCGTGAAGTGGGTCCAATGCTCGATGTTGGCCAGGACGTCCAGCAGGTTGCGGTTCGGCATGTGGCGGATCAGCGTCTGCTGAAGCGCAAGCGCGCTGGCGGGGATTTCCTTGGCGACGGTCCGACGGAATACCGGCTCGCCGTTGCGGCCAATGGTGACGTGCTGACGCTTATCCGGAAAACTATCGTCCAGGTTCTGTGCCGTCGCGGCCAACCACTGACGTAGGTGTGCAACGAAATCCTGCGCGTTGGTCGGCATCTCCAACTTGGCGCAGTAGTCAGGGAGGCGGCGCTCGCATTCACGCCAGCGCAACAGATGCAGCCGGTAGTCGGCAAACGCGTCCGAGCCGACGACACAGAGGTCGCCAGAGCGCAGTTCGCCAACCATATGCGAAAGCACGCAGAGCTCCAGATAGCGCCGATTGATGCCAGGCCCCAGAATGTCAGAGCGCTGTACGAGCTTACGCCAGCGCTCCGAGGCGAAGCTCAGATCGACGTCGGCGGCAAACCATTCGCGGTGCAGGGCCGCATTCTTCAACACTACTGCCAGTGCGGCCAGCAGGGTGCACGACTGGCTGGTTGAC contains:
- a CDS encoding TnpC protein — translated: MPNTQTPFGPVDTDALHRLQDSFDTSEILRIVDLVDTIRTRVSEPAGIRDDLLQLHGMAHTVLNGASLVSGATNPALVEQAEAIVEELEDLTRMLQRAVHALRPLELLRPSGDA
- a CDS encoding transposase, with protein sequence MATVERTAYPRFPKVFSLKELRACYTPSAEELDWATRSTRGQESRLGLLVLLKVFQQLHHFPNLDTIPASVPELVRISAGLNPGTKFGYDRKVSPTLFRHYTAVREFLGIQAYLGTDANEVTIRAARDAAETMDQPVDIINATIDALVLRQIELPSFSTLDAIVEQVHARTQTALFRRIRRRLSEDEQHRLDRLLTRDLASRQTAYHNIKRHALRPSRKHLTLLIEHLTWLDTIGDFSKTVAGVPASKLRSLASQAMSLDAANLKEILPEKRYALMVALLNQMRVRVRDDLAEMFIRRMSAIHKRAREELEQIQSRRRAQMEKLVALLDGVVEIVAEGEDDAQIGVEVRRLLAPSGDLEPLRESCAEVRAFSGNNYLPLLWRHFRPHRSVMLRLAEVLKWQSTSQSCTLLAALAVVLKNAALHREWFAADVDLSFASERWRKLVQRSDILGPGINRRYLELCVLSHMVGELRSGDLCVVGSDAFADYRLHLLRWRECERRLPDYCAKLEMPTNAQDFVAHLRQWLAATAQNLDDSFPDKRQHVTIGRNGEPVFRRTVAKEIPASALALQQTLIRHMPNRNLLDVLANIEHWTHFTRHFGPLSGSDPKIRHAAERYLLTIFAMGCNLGPTQAARHMGERVTPHMMSFVNRRHMSLERLETAQRELIELYLQLDLPKHWGDGKTVAADGTQYDFYDNNLLTGYHFRYRKKGAVAYRHVADNYIAVFRHFIPPGVWEAVYVIEGLLKAGLSVEADTVHADTQGQSAAVFAFTYLLGINLMPRIRNWQDLKLYRADPSSKYRHIDRLFSGAVDWDLIALHWQDLMQVALSIQAGTISSPLLLRRLGSDSRKNRLLLAAQELGKVVRTVFLLEWIGSRELRQEITATTNKIESYNGFAKWFSFGGDVLPVNDPDEQQKRLRYNDLIASAVILQNTADMMQALRAMEKDGIKVDVHDIGFLSPYLTSNIKRFGDYKLNLERTPEAWIRDSLFAAPAFSARKPRHA